CGGAAATCCTGTAAACGTGAAGTTTCCAGCTTGCGCAACACCCGTATTGCGTTTGATTATCGCCGCCCTACCTTTATCTACATAACGAAACGGTTTTGGTTCCTTACCTTTAATTTGACGCAAAATGTTTTGTGCGGCTAGCGTACCTTGTTGTAAAGCGACGGGTGCGACTAATGGTAGCGGTTCGCCGTCTTGTTCCACATAAGCTGAATCGCCAACGACATATACTTGTGGATGATTTGGTAATTGTAGCGTTGGTAAAACTGCAACTTGTCCTTTAGCCGCTGGAAAGAGTTCAGCTGTTGGTGCAGGTGGAGAGGCTTGTACGCCCGCAGTCCAAACGATCGTCTTCGAGAAAATAACAGCACCATTTTCCAGATATACAGCATTTGGCGTTACTTTACTAACTCGTGCTTGCAGATAAACTTTCACGCCAATTCGCTGTAGCTGTTTATAGGTATAGTCGGATAAGCGCAGTGGCAGATCGGCAAGTAGGCGATCGCTCGATTGCAGCAATATTACCTGGACTTGATCCATCTCTAGCGTGGGAAAGTCTTTAACTAACCGACCTTGAATCAGTTCTACTAACGCTCCTGCTAATTCTACGCCAGTAGGTCCACCACCCACGATGACAAACGTCAAGAGTAAGCGACGCACTTCTGGATCGATTTCGCGTACCGCTTGTTCAAAACAAGACAAAATATGGTTGCGTAAGTACACCGCTTCTTGCAGCGTTTTCATGGGTAAAGCATACTTATCAGCCCCTGGTATTCCTAAAAACTGCGATTCACTACCAGTAGAGAGAACCAAAAAATCGTACGGAATTGTTAAACCATCGGTGACGACAACCTGATTAGCAAAATCGATGCGTGTCACTTCTGCCATCAAAAAATTAGCAAAAGCTAATCGCTGCAGAAGACTGCGCACAGGATAAGCAATTTGTTCGGGTTGAAGTTCGGCAACAGCTACCTGATATAGCAACGGAATAAAGGTATGATAGTTGTTGCGGTCAATGAGTAAGACATTGACACCAGCGCGCGCTAGCAATTGGGTTACTCGCAACCCACCAAAACCAGAACCAACAACAACAACACGAGGGCGTCTTGGCACTATGAATAGCTCTCGTCTACACAATCTACTGGTTGTATAGTAGCGGGAAATGTAAAGCTGGGGAACACGACTCTGTTAAGAAGATACATCGCACCTGAGTGCGAGTTGACCCGACAAATTGCATGCTTGCTTCTCGCGCAAAGGATGATAGCGAATTCCCTGTACATCGCAAAACAATTTTTCCAAACCGAGCTGACGATAGAATGCACTTCCCCTAGCAATGGAAATTGCTAGATTCGCTACCTTCAACACTGCTTTCACCACAAGTGTCCGCCCTGTCATGATTTGATTCGTTGTTGCAAAACTCGGTTGACTCGCCACAGCAGTTGAAATCATGTGCTCAAGTGCTAACTTGGTACTCATTAGACCTCCTGCATGAATGCTTACAAATAAATTCGCTACTCAATACACCCCTGCGCGAACTATGGGTCAGGTACGCCTTACCCCCTTAAATCTATTGCTTATAGCGAAGGCACATTTTGTTTAAGTTTATGATTCATGCTCATAGTGATTTCCTTAACTCACGGTAGAGAGGTGTGAAAGCGATCGCAATTTTGCGTATCAAGTACCAACCTACTATTAGGCTGACGCACCATTGTTAGAGTTAGTCTTATTCTCAATGCATTTAAAAAACTGCAAAATTTGTGCAGGCGATTGAATGTGATATACACTCTTTATACTTTGAGCCTGCTGGATATACTCGCGGTATTTTGGCGTTAAACGTTTGTGACATAACCAAAGCACGCGGTAACTACGAAGCGAACTTTTCAAGATGGAACTCTTTTGAGGCCAGCCTTCTGGTGGTTTAAAGTAACCTACAATTAGGCGTTTAGTCACCCACCAGAAATGCACGTAGAGCGGTAGGTCGACAAAAACTAGAGTATCTGCCTCATTTAGTCGTAGCCAGAGGGTTTCCTTGTTACCAAACCCGTCAATAATCCATCGGTCAGTCGCCAAAATTTTCTGATGAATATGCTGATATTCTTCCTGGGAAACTTCAGTATCTCCTGATGGATATTGAATTTTGTCCAAGACGTAAAGTGGTAAACCAGCTATTTCTGATAATCTCTTGCTAAGCGTTGATTTACCGCCGCCAGCATTGCCAAATACTGCTACTTTTTTCATAGCGATTTTGTAACCTAGCAATGAGATTATCTCTGGTTAAATAGCCTTTGTTTGTGGTTAGTGACTAGTA
The Chroococcidiopsis sp. TS-821 genome window above contains:
- a CDS encoding NAD(P)/FAD-dependent oxidoreductase, which translates into the protein MPRRPRVVVVGSGFGGLRVTQLLARAGVNVLLIDRNNYHTFIPLLYQVAVAELQPEQIAYPVRSLLQRLAFANFLMAEVTRIDFANQVVVTDGLTIPYDFLVLSTGSESQFLGIPGADKYALPMKTLQEAVYLRNHILSCFEQAVREIDPEVRRLLLTFVIVGGGPTGVELAGALVELIQGRLVKDFPTLEMDQVQVILLQSSDRLLADLPLRLSDYTYKQLQRIGVKVYLQARVSKVTPNAVYLENGAVIFSKTIVWTAGVQASPPAPTAELFPAAKGQVAVLPTLQLPNHPQVYVVGDSAYVEQDGEPLPLVAPVALQQGTLAAQNILRQIKGKEPKPFRYVDKGRAAIIKRNTGVAQAGNFTFTGFPAWLLWLGVHLYYLPGGRNRLIVLLDWLRDYFFGDRAIRLIFPSIPSPKSTKADSPNSPLKNWHNQQH
- a CDS encoding adenylate kinase, with protein sequence MKKVAVFGNAGGGKSTLSKRLSEIAGLPLYVLDKIQYPSGDTEVSQEEYQHIHQKILATDRWIIDGFGNKETLWLRLNEADTLVFVDLPLYVHFWWVTKRLIVGYFKPPEGWPQKSSILKSSLRSYRVLWLCHKRLTPKYREYIQQAQSIKSVYHIQSPAQILQFFKCIENKTNSNNGASA